CCCAGGGTAAAGGAGGCGTGTTCATCGGCTGTGCCGCTGACTATCCTGACGTGAGTGGCGGGCCGGGGCGTGAAATAACGCTTTTTTCCCAGCAGATGGACGAGAGGGTCCATCAGCTCCGTCTGCCGTATCACGTCCCTGCGGCGGGCCTCCCTGATGTAGGTCTTCACCTCTTTTGCGTCAAAGCCCTCCAGCCGGGACAGCTCGTCATAATTGTTCTTCAGTATATCCGCCACGCCGGCGGAAAAATGCACTGCTTTTTCGCCGGGCCTGCCAAAGGCGTCGTTTTCGGCGGACTTGTCCATGGGATCATAGCCCGGCGCGGCCTTGTTGCGCTTGGCGGCCAGGCCGGAGGCCTTCATAAAGCCCGTGAGATCCGTCACGCGCCAGGCGCCGTCTTTCTGCTCCAGCCAGCCTCCGGAGTCCGGATAGTCCCGGGCAGGGTCGGCCTCCCCCGCCTCTGCGGCGGCGTTGAGGGCCCGGGATATCTCCTCCAGCAGCAAGTCGTAATAGCTGCCCTTTCTGAGGCCTGTGAGGCTGAGGGGACGCCAGTCCCCGGCCTTGAGCTCCAGGCCGTTCACGTAGGACACAAAGCCCTCGGCCATGAGCTCCTGCAGCCGCTTTTCAAAGGGAGTGAGAGGCTTGCCGCCCTCCCCTCCGGCCTCAGGCAGCTCCGCCCACATCCAGGCGTAGGCCAGGTCGGCGTTGGCTATGTCGGTGATGGGACAGTAGCACTGGGCGGCGTAAACATAGTCGCCGTTGCCGACCAGATAGTCTCCGGTCCAGATCCTTTCGACCCCGGGAGCCCCGGCCTCATACAGATACCGGTGATAAAGAGGGTCCCCGCCCGTGGCGGCCAGCAGAGCGCTCATCTGGCCGCCGCCGGAGGTGCCCAGGGACACGATACGCTCCTTGTCGCCGGGGATGATGTCGCCGTTGGCTCTGAGGGCCATGAGGCCCGACTTCAGATCCACGACAGAGGCCGGCGCCTTGCCCCGGCCCCCGTCGGCGTCCCGTCCCCTGGCGCCGGCGGACACGTATATCATGCCCTCGTCCAAAAAGCTCCTGTCCGGGGACCGGGGAGCGCCGGACCGCCAGCCGCCGCATTCGTTGGCAAATATGATGGGAGCCGTGTCGGCGGTGTATTGGCCTTTGGCGCCCTTATGATCGATGCCGATGACCCGCCCTTCCTCATCCAGTTTGAGATACTCTGCGGGCACGCAGACCAGCATCCTCTGATATTCGGGATGGGTGACATTGGCATTCACATACACGCCCGCCGGAACCTCCTCCCGGACCCGGGCGGCCATGTCCGCCGGCAGGCGCTCCCTGCTCCCTGCGCCCACGTTTATCTCCTTTTGGGGCGCCATGACGGGCTTGCCGTCCTTGTCCAGAGAGACCAGCATATAATATGAGCCGTCCCCGCCGGGTATCCAGCCGTACACTCCCGCCCGGATCCCCCCGGAATAATGCAGATATATTTCCGGGTCCACCGTGGCCTTTTTGGCCCTGTAATTGCCCGGCGGGTTCCACTGGGCGTTGATCGCCTCCGGGTTGACGGAGCAGCCGGCCAGCAGCAGCGCCGACAGGAGAGCTGCTGCGGCATACAGCAGCCCGGTCAACTGTGTTCTCTTTCCCATATCAGCTCCTCCAGAGTCTCATACAGACGCTCCGGAGCCACGGGCTTGGAGAGATGGGCGTTCATCCCCGCCTGCAGGGAGCTCTGCACGTCTTCGTCAAAGGCGTTGGCCGTCATGGCTATGATGGGAATGGCGCGGGCGTCCTCTCTGGGCAGCTTCCGTATGGCCGCCGCCGCCTGCAGGCCCGTCATCTCCGGCATCAGCACGTCCATGAGTATGGCGTCGTAATAGCCCGGCTCGCTCTCTGCGAACATCTTCACGGCTTCGGCGCCGTTTTCGGCGTGGTCTATGGAGGCGTCCTTGATCTCCATGAGCTCCGCCACTATCTCGGCGTTGATCAGCACGTCCTCGGCCAGCAGGATACGCCTGCCGGAGAGGGAGGCTCTCTGTTTTGCCGCCCTGCCGTGGCCGGCTATCCGGCTGTAGGCCTCCGTGACCTCCGACACAAAGAGAGGCTTGCCTATACAGCCGTCCGCTCCGGCGGCCTCGGCGTCGGCAGGGTCCTTGTCATAGGAGGCCAGGAGAATGACCATATCCCCGGCGCCGGCGTGGCCGCGCAGCTCTCTCACGGTCCCGGGGCCGTCCGGGCCGGTCAGGTCCCGGTCCACCAGCGCCAGCTGATAGGGCTCCTGCTTGGCCCGGGCTATATCCAGCAGCTCCAGCGCCTCGGCGCAGCTTTGGCAGGAGTCGGCCCTGATGCCGGCCTCGTCCAGAGTCTCCCGGACGCGCTCGCAGCTGACGGGATCGCCGCAGACTGCCAGGATCCTCAGGTCCTTCAGGTCCGGGGCGGCGGGCGCCTCGCAGTTTTTGAGGGTGACCGTGATCATGAACTCGGTGCCCACACCCTTTTGGGTGCTGACCACCTCTATGTTGCCGTTCATGAGCTCCAGTATGTTTTTGGTGATAGCCATGCCCAGGCCGGTGCTGCCGTATTTGTTGCTGCGGCGGGTGTCCTCCTGAGTAAAGGGCTCGTAGAGCTCCCGGGCTGCAAACTCGGGGTCCATGCCGACGCCCGTGTCCTTGACGTTGAAGCAGAGGGTGGTCCGGTCCTCAAACACGGACTTTCTCCGTATGGTGAGAGACACGCTGCCGGGAGGGTCGGTGAATTTGATGGCGTTGCTGAGGGTGTTGAGTATCACCTGCTTCAGCTTCATGTCGTCGCCTATATAGCAGTCGTTCACCACGCCCGTGATGCGGCACTCGTATTTCAGGCCCTTGTCCCGGCATTGGGAGGTGACCATGGAATTGATCTCCTCCACCATGGACCTGAAGGAAAACTCTTCGTGGCGGAGCAGCATCCTGCCGGACTCTATGCGGCTCATGTCCAGTATGTCGTTGATGAGCCCCAGCAGATGCCTGGCGCTGCCGCCTATCTTTTCCAGATGGTCCCGGGTAGCGGGAGACAGGGTCTCGTCCCGGAGAGCCAGAGAGTCAAAGCCCAGGATGGCGTTCATGGGAGTGCGTATCTCGTGGCTCATGTTGGTCAGGAAGGTGGTCTTGGCCCGGTTGGCCTCCTTGGCGGCGGCCAGAGCCAGGTTGAGGGCCCGGTTGTGCTCCAGAGTCTGACGCATCTCGGCGTCTATCTCCGTGAAGCCCACTCCCACGGCGTGGACCATGTGGTCGTCTCTGTCCTTGGCCTTGCGGACGCCGGCCATGCGCAGCATCTCATAATAATCCCTGCCTGCCCGGTGGGCCAGATACCTGTAGGCTATGATGGCCTCCGTGGAGAGGGCCTCCCGGATATTGTCCGGGTCTATGAATCGGAGGAAGCCCTCCCTGTATTCCTCGTCCACGTATTTGTTGGCATAGTAGGTAAATCTTTCGCTGAAGGAAAAATGGATCCCCTCGGGGGTCTCATCCGTGTCGCTGCGGGACGCCCTGTAGCATACGGCGTCGTCATGGTCCAGGTCCACGTGATACACGGACCGATAGTCGGAGGCCATGGCGGTGATCATGCTGCTCTGCTCCTTGCGGCGCTGTTCCTCCTCCAGGATCTGATCCTGCAGGGCCAGCTTTTCCTCCAGGGCAGCCCTGTATTCCCGATCCTTTCTGATCTCGTCGTCCACGTCCATGAAGCCCATGATGACCCCGGTGTGGCCGTTGGGCATGCTCACCTTGCCCATGTCTATGCGGTAATACCTTTTGCCCTCGGGAAAAGTCCTGAGGAAGGTGACGGACAGGCTGTCCTTTTCTTCGAATTGCTTCAGTATGTAGGGCAGGCTCATCTGCTCCCGCATACGCTCCCGGTCCTCCGGCGCCACCATGGTGGACACGTATTGCTCCTTCACGTCTCTGTACTTGGCGTGAGAGAGAGCGTTGCTGATGGCCTCGGCGTGGATGTTGTTCTTGTCCGAACGGTACAGGGAGCAGCTCTCCGTCTCCACGTCATTGATGAGACACAGAGTGTTGTAGAGCTTGGTGAGGGTCTCTATGACGGCGTTGTTCACCCTTTCGTCCGTGAGGGAGCGCTCGTGGGCCTCTGTCCTGTCGGAGATGAATACGAAGAACACGCCGCCGTCGGCGGTGTCCGCGAAGTGGCCGTAGTCCTCCAGCCAGCGGAGACTGCCGTCCCTGCGC
Above is a window of Abditibacteriota bacterium DNA encoding:
- a CDS encoding response regulator — protein: MKDLFGPGSDPMALIDKIGSYIPGGFFVYRAKEPWEILYVNDECIRIYGCSDLDDFKSLTGNTFRGMVHPEDFESVSQSIDEQTGASDDKRDYVAYRIVRRDGSLRWLEDYGHFADTADGGVFFVFISDRTEAHERSLTDERVNNAVIETLTKLYNTLCLINDVETESCSLYRSDKNNIHAEAISNALSHAKYRDVKEQYVSTMVAPEDRERMREQMSLPYILKQFEEKDSLSVTFLRTFPEGKRYYRIDMGKVSMPNGHTGVIMGFMDVDDEIRKDREYRAALEEKLALQDQILEEEQRRKEQSSMITAMASDYRSVYHVDLDHDDAVCYRASRSDTDETPEGIHFSFSERFTYYANKYVDEEYREGFLRFIDPDNIREALSTEAIIAYRYLAHRAGRDYYEMLRMAGVRKAKDRDDHMVHAVGVGFTEIDAEMRQTLEHNRALNLALAAAKEANRAKTTFLTNMSHEIRTPMNAILGFDSLALRDETLSPATRDHLEKIGGSARHLLGLINDILDMSRIESGRMLLRHEEFSFRSMVEEINSMVTSQCRDKGLKYECRITGVVNDCYIGDDMKLKQVILNTLSNAIKFTDPPGSVSLTIRRKSVFEDRTTLCFNVKDTGVGMDPEFAARELYEPFTQEDTRRSNKYGSTGLGMAITKNILELMNGNIEVVSTQKGVGTEFMITVTLKNCEAPAAPDLKDLRILAVCGDPVSCERVRETLDEAGIRADSCQSCAEALELLDIARAKQEPYQLALVDRDLTGPDGPGTVRELRGHAGAGDMVILLASYDKDPADAEAAGADGCIGKPLFVSEVTEAYSRIAGHGRAAKQRASLSGRRILLAEDVLINAEIVAELMEIKDASIDHAENGAEAVKMFAESEPGYYDAILMDVLMPEMTGLQAAAAIRKLPREDARAIPIIAMTANAFDEDVQSSLQAGMNAHLSKPVAPERLYETLEELIWEREHS